The genomic stretch CCACTTGGAGTCATATCCAAGTATCCCACGCTGAATCGATAGGCGTGGGAGGCCAACCCGGGGAACTGAAACATCTCAGTACCCGGAGGAAAAGAAATCAACCGAGATTCCCTCAGTAGCGGCGAGCGAAAGGGGAAGAGCCTAAACCGCCTCTTCGGAGGCGGGGTTGCGGGACCTTCACCATGTCCCAATTGTCTTAGTCGAAGCGGTCTGGAAAGGCCCGGCACAGCAGGTAACACCCCTGTAGGCGAAAAGGCGAGACGGATAGAAGGGATCCCAAGTACCGCGGGGGCACGTGAAATCCCGTGGGAATCCGGGGGGACCACCCTCCAAGGCTAAATACTCCTCAGCGACCGATAGTGCACAAGTACCGTGAGGGAAAGGTGAAAAGCACCCCGGAAGGGGAGTGAAAGAGAACCTGAAACCGTATGCTTACAAGCAGTCAGAGCGGTTTAACCGTGATGGCGTGCCTTTTGTAGAATGAACCGGCGAGTTGCGGTCACGAGCAAGGTTAAGGCAAAAAGCCGAAGCCGAAGCGAAAGCGAGTCTGAACAGGGCGCATAGTTCGTGGCTGCAGACCCGAAACCGGGTGATCTACCCATGTCCAGGGTGAAGCGGAGGTAAAACTTCGTGGAGGCCCGAACCGACCGACGTTGAAAAGTCGGCGGATGAGGTGTGGGTAGGGGAGAAATTCCAATCGAACCCGGAGATAGCTGGTTCTCCCCGAAATAGCTTTAGGGCTAGCCTCGGGATTAGAATGCGGGAGGTAAAGCGCTGATAGGGCTAGGGGCCTTCACCGGTTACCGAACCCTGTCAAACTCAGAATGCCCGCATTTATGCCCGGGAGTCAGACGGCGAGTGCTAAGATCCGTCGTCAAGAGGGAAACAGCCCAGACCGACAGCTAAGGCCCCCAAGTGCCTGTTAAGTGGAAAACGATGTGGCGTTGCCCAGACAACCAGGATGTTGGCTTAGAAGCAGCCATCATTGAAAGAGTGCGTAATAGCTCACTGGTCGAGTGACGCTGCGCGGAAAATGACACGGGGCTAAACAGGCCGCCGAAGCTTCGGCAAGACTAAGGTCTTGGGTAGGGGAGCGTTCCTTGGGCGTAGAAGTTCAGCCGGAAGGCTGGGTGGAGCGCAAGGAAGTGAGAATGCCGGTATGAGTACGCGAAAAGGCAGGTGAGAATCCTGCCCGCCGCAAGCCTAAGGTTTCCTGGGGAAGGCTCGTCCGCCCAGGGTAAGTCGGGACCTAAGCCGAGGCCGAAAGGCGTAGGTGATGGACAACAGGTGGAGATTCCTGTACCACGTTGGATCGTTTGACCGATGGGGGGACGCAGGAGGATAGGTGAACCATGCCGCCGGTCGAGCATGGCCAAAGACGGTAGCGGAGCGATAGGCAAATCCGTCGCTCATCAACGCGAAGGTCTGATGGGGAGCGAACCTTAGTAGCGAAGTCACTGATTCCAGACTGCCAAGAAAAGCCTCTAGGGAGATGTAACGTGCCCGTACCGCAAACCGACACAGGTAGGCGAGGAGAGAATCCTCAGGCGCGCGAGCAAACCCTCGTTAAGGAACTCGGCAAAATGACCCCGTAACTTCGGGAGAAGGGGTACTCCGGCGAGCTATGACATCATAGCATCGAGGGAGTCGCAGTGAAGAGGCCCAGGCGACTGTTTAGCAAAAACACAGGTCCCTGCCAAACCGCAAGGTGACGTATAGGGGCTGACGCCTGCCCGGTGCTGGAAGGTTAAGGGGAGAGGTTAACGCTTTGAACCGAAGCCCCAGTAAACGGCGGCCGTAACTATAACGGTCCTAAGGTAGCGAAATTCCTTGTCGGGTAAGTTCCGACCCGCACGAAAGGCGTAACGATCTGGGCACTGTCTCAACGAGGGACTCGGCGAAATTGATCTACCCGTGAAGAAGCGGGTTACCTGCGATAGGACAGAAAGACCCCGTAGAGCTTTACTGTAGCCTGACATTGGATTTTGGTGTGTTTTGTACAGGATAGGTGGGAGACGTGGAAGCCAGGCCGCCAGGTTTGGTGGAGTCGACGGTGGGATACCACTCTGAATGCACTGAAGTTCTAACCTGGCGCCCTGAAGCGGGCGCAGGGACCGTGTCAGGTGGGCAGTTTGACTGGGGCGGTCGCCTCCTAAAAGGTAACGGAGGCGCCCAAAGGTTCCCTCAGACTGGTTGGAAATCAGTCTAAAGAGTGCAAAGGCATAAGGGAGCTTGACTGCGAGACAGACAAGTCGAGCAGGGACGAAAGTCGGGCTTAGTGATCCGGCGGTATGTGAGTGGAAATGCCGTCGCTCAACGGATAAAAGCTACCTCGGGGATAACAGGCTTATCTCCCCCAAGAGTCCACATCGACGGGGAGGTTTGGCACCTCGATGTCGGCTCATCGCATCCTGGGGCTGAAGTAGGTCCCAAGGGTTGGGCTGTTCGCCCATTAAAGCGGTACGTGAGCTGGGTTCAGAACGTCGTGAGACAGTTCGGTCCCTATCCATCGCAGGCGGAGGAAGTTTGACGGGAGCTGCCCCTAGTACGAGAGGACCGGGGTGGACCGACCGCTGGTGTCCCAGTTGTCGTGCCAACGGCAGCGCTGGGTAGCTATGTCGGGAGCGGATAAGCGCTGAAAGCATCTAAGCGCGAAACCGACCCAAAGATGAGACTTCCCACTCGAAAGAGGTAAGACCCCAGGAGGATGACCTGGTAGATCGGCCCGAGATGTACGCGCCGCGAGGCGTTCAGTCGACGGGTACGAATCGGTCGAGGACTTGACCTTTTGCGCGAAAAACAATCCTCTGTCCAGTTTTGAAGGAGCAAGCGATTTTTATCGTCCTAGCGACGAAAAAGTAACCGTGCTTCTTTGACTTAGTCATTGATCCATTAGCTCAGTTGGTAGAGCACCTGACTTTTAATCAGGGTGTCGCTGGTTCGAGTCCAGCATGGATCACCATCGTGCCGCCGTAGCTCAGTCGGTAGAGCGTATCCTTGGTAAGGATAAGGTCACCGGTTCAATCCCGGTCGGTGGCTCCATGGATTATGCGAGAGTGGCGGAACTGGCAGACGCGCACGTTTGAGGGGCGTGTGGGCAACCGTGGGGGTTCAAGTCCCCCCTCTCGCACCATAGAAAAGCAACACCATTTCCAATAAAAGAAATGGTGTTTTATTTTTTATGATTTTGTCCAATTTGATGTTTTGTCGTGCTACATTGATTTAATGTTTTGTCAGCGGGGCCAGGTCATTTTTCTGTTCCAGAACTGGCCGGAAGAGGTCCCCCATTCGATGGAGCCGTTCAAAAATCGTTTGCATGGTGAAAGCCTTCGGTTGCAATGCCCTGTTAACCTCGGACCAGAGCAAGGGAGTGGATACAGGTGCGCCCGGCACGGGGCGTAGGCTGTATACGCCGGCCACCGTCTTTCCTCGACCGATCTGCCAGCAGTCCAGGTAGAGACGGTTTCCTCGATCACGGATGGGGCGAACCAGTGTCACACGTGGGTCGACAGCTTCAATGAACTTGGCGATGGTGACGGCGCATTTCCGAACGGTCTGATAATCGTAACCGTCGCCGACAGGCACATAAATATGCATCCCCGATGCGCCCGACGTTTTCGGATAAGCGGTCAGCCCGAAGGTATCGAGGACACTTTTCAGGAGCAGCGCCACCTCTACCACCGTCTGGAAGGACTGGCTTTCATGAGGATCGAGGTCAAAGACCATTGAGGTCGGATGATCTAGGGCATCCGTCTTCGACAGCCAGGGATGAATCTCGATGCAGCCGAGGTTGATCAGAAACAAAAGATCCGCAGCATCCTCTACCAGACAGTAGCGGATGCTTTTTCTTTTTCCCTTTGAAGCCACCTCTACGGTGGGCAGCCAGTCGGGACGGGAGGGGGGCGCTTCTTTTTGGTAAAAGAACTTTCCATCGATCCCGTCGGGATAACGGACCAGCACTAGTGGATAACCTTTGAGGTGGGGCAAGAGGTAGGGGGGCGATCTTAAGGTAGTATTCGATCAGGTCGCCCTTCGTGTACCCTTCCCGGGGCCAGAACAACTTCTCCACATTGCTCAGCAGCAGCGTTTTGCCATGGAGAGTCACCTCGAACTTTCTGCTTCGCCGAGGTAGGAGGGATGGCGCAGCTGCAGGTCCGGTGTCCACTCGAGGTAGCGGACGCGAACGAAATGGTTGGGATACACCGGGGTGTATCCCTTTTTCTCCCGGAAAACCTTGTTCACCGGAATAACTCCTGCCGAACCTGCCTTGTTCTCCTCCTCGTAGCGTTGGGGGAACAGCCGTTGGTGCCATTGTTCTGCCTCCTTGGCCGTCAGGCCTGAACTCACCCGACCGATATAAAGGGGCGCATCCTCGCCTGGAGCGCCAAGGACGAGCGACGCCACGCGGCCCGGCTGGGTTTGCGTGTAACCGATGACCGGACAGCTGATCTCGCGAAAGTTCTTGACCTTTTTCCAGGCGCTGTGTTTCTTCCCGGGAACATAGGGGCTGTTCTTGTCTTTTGCAACCATGCCTTCCAATCCGAGCGCTGCTATGCCTTGGAAAAAGGCGATGCCCTCTTCCTCATGAGAGTCCGTGAAAACGACGCGATCGCTGACGACAAGGTGTTCTCCCAACATGTCCAGCCTTTCCTTTAGCGGCGTTTCGAAAAGCGTCTTGCTGTTCAGTTCAAGAAGATCGAAAGCCATAAAATGGGCTGGCTATTGCTTGGCACGGCGTCTGATGGTGGCTTCCGTGCGCGCTTGTTCCCGGCGAAGAACCAGGGGAAAGCTTGGTTTCCCTGCCGCATCCAACACCACCAGTTCGCCGTCGACTATCCCACTGCATCCTCGTTGCAGGATGGGCTGCGCCGCCACATCGACGTAGGTGCTGGTAATATCCCGCCCTTTGCGGTTTTGCAGCTTCACGCCGTCGTCGTCAACAAAGGCCAGTGCTCGGATGCCGTCCCATTTCACTTGGAAAAGATAGTCAGGGTGATCGAAGGGTTTCGGGTGGGGAAGAGGCTCCATCGGCAAGAGCTGCTGAATAGTGGATTTCTTCGCGGGGAACGAAGGGTCAGACGTTGCCGCTGTCCGCTTCGGCGTCATGAGGTTTTACGGCGGCGCTCTTTTTTGGGCGCTGCTTCTTTCTTTTGCTGGGTTTTCACCTGTTGAATGCTCGCCTTGAGCGCCTCCATCAAATCGATCACTTTGCCGACTGTCGGCGTCTGGGGCGCTTCTACAATGGCCTGGCCTTGGACCTTGGCGTTGATAAAATGGCGAATTCGTTCGCGCTGTTCGCTCTGCCATTTGACGGGGTCAAAAGGCTCTGTGAGGCTCTCGATCAGTTGGACCGCCATTGTCTGTTCCTTTGCCGATACCTCAATGCTCTCGCCCAGATCGCCTAAGGGTTCCATGGACCGGATCTCCTCCGGATAGAGCATGGTATGCATGGCCAGTCCCTTGCCGTAGACGCGCAGGGCCACAAGAGCTTCCTTGGTGCGTAGGATCACCCGCGCAAGGGCTAGGCGGTCAGTCTCCCTGAGGGCATTGCGCAACAAGGCATAGGCTTTCTGTCCATGCTGATCCGGTGAAAGGTAATAGGTTTTCACGAAGAAAATCGGATCGATCTCTTTCAAGGCGACAAAGGACTGGATATCGATGGATCGGCTGCCTTCAGGAGCAAGTCCTTCTAGTTCTTCTTGGGTGATGATGACATAGCGGCCCTTGTCGTATTCAAAGCCCTTGACGATCTCTTCGGGTGTCACCTCGCGGTCACAATAGGGACAGCGTTTTTGATACTGGATGGGGTTGTGGCACTCTTTATGGAGGAGGTGAAAGCGCACGTCCTTTTCTTCAGTAGCTGCGAAAAGCTTGATCGGGATGTGCACCAGACCAAAGCTGATCGCGCCTTTCCAGATGCTTCTCACAATCATCCCCCTTGTCGATTCAGCAAGGCCTTGAGTGGCCCTCGCTGCATAAAGTTTAAAGCCTGTTCTAAAGGCTAGTTTCCCCCGTTTCGTTGAAAAAGAAGTATCCAAATTAATCGTTGTCCCGCCAGGGCACATTCGGTTTTTGACAGGGTGAGCGCATAGGCTGAGCATGATAACCTAAGGTAACAAAAAAATTACAATATAATTTAAAAAAAGATGGTAAAATGAGGGCAGGTCTGGAAGCTCCAAGAGGGAACTAGTATAATAAGAGCAGGTCCCTGCAATCTGGATAACGGTTGCAAGATCAATTGTTTGTTGATGCGAAAGGAGGCGAATAATTCCGAGTTCCATAGAATATATAAAAAGGGTAGTTTTGGCTTCTGGGATTGAAAGGGAGTGTATTTCCTTATGAAAGCCGTGATCATGGCCGGAGGACTGGGAACACGTTTGCGTCCATTGACAGACAACATGCCGAAACCGATGGTTCCCATTCATGGACGTCCTGCGATGGAGTATGCCGTGATGCTCTTGAAGCGCCATGGCATTACTGACATCGCCGTCACCCTTTGTTACCATCCTAAGATGATCATGAATTATTTTGGTGATGGTTCCCGTTTTGGAGTTCGTTTCGAGTATTTCATTGAAAAGGAACCGCTGGGGACGGCAGGTTCGGTAAAACAGGCGCAGGAGTTTCTAGACGAGACGTTTTTGGCGATCAGTGGTGATGGCATAACGGATATACACCTAGGGAAAATCATCAATTTTCACCAGAAGAAGCAAGCGATGGTGACGATGGCCTTGACTTGGGTGGAGGACCCCACGCAGTTTGGCATCGT from Heliomicrobium modesticaldum Ice1 encodes the following:
- a CDS encoding Ku protein, which gives rise to MIVRSIWKGAISFGLVHIPIKLFAATEEKDVRFHLLHKECHNPIQYQKRCPYCDREVTPEEIVKGFEYDKGRYVIITQEELEGLAPEGSRSIDIQSFVALKEIDPIFFVKTYYLSPDQHGQKAYALLRNALRETDRLALARVILRTKEALVALRVYGKGLAMHTMLYPEEIRSMEPLGDLGESIEVSAKEQTMAVQLIESLTEPFDPVKWQSEQRERIRHFINAKVQGQAIVEAPQTPTVGKVIDLMEALKASIQQVKTQQKKEAAPKKERRRKTS
- a CDS encoding nucleotidyltransferase family protein — encoded protein: MKAVIMAGGLGTRLRPLTDNMPKPMVPIHGRPAMEYAVMLLKRHGITDIAVTLCYHPKMIMNYFGDGSRFGVRFEYFIEKEPLGTAGSVKQAQEFLDETFLAISGDGITDIHLGKIINFHQKKQAMVTMALTWVEDPTQFGIVITDEDGRIRRFIEKPKPEQVFTNTINAGIYVIEPDVFTYIPDGFYDFSKQLFPRLMSENLPLYGVQAKGYWKDIGTIEQYNQVHIDIKNGKLSHDYKEAM
- a CDS encoding DNA polymerase domain-containing protein, which gives rise to MPHLKGYPLVLVRYPDGIDGKFFYQKEAPPSRPDWLPTVEVASKGKRKSIRYCLVEDAADLLFLINLGCIEIHPWLSKTDALDHPTSMVFDLDPHESQSFQTVVEVALLLKSVLDTFGLTAYPKTSGASGMHIYVPVGDGYDYQTVRKCAVTIAKFIEAVDPRVTLVRPIRDRGNRLYLDCWQIGRGKTVAGVYSLRPVPGAPVSTPLLWSEVNRALQPKAFTMQTIFERLHRMGDLFRPVLEQKNDLAPLTKH